The following proteins are co-located in the Microplitis demolitor isolate Queensland-Clemson2020A chromosome 3, iyMicDemo2.1a, whole genome shotgun sequence genome:
- the LOC103569843 gene encoding uncharacterized protein LOC103569843, with product MYMSLLFNSVILMLVNFGIACYFGRKFFRVMKNHYQLVSEIADFNSVVRESRLSLDYTTAKVSEAIREIENDISEELNITRDLTELNEKMSGVLKQFSALEEKVIELVRTNYNMESVTVSTPVDINYEVKRVLRKKKKLELEGKAHDELKNSANHECATG from the exons ATGTATATGAGCTTGCTTTTCAATAGTGTCATTCTGATGCTCGTTAATTTTGGTATCGCATGTTATTTTGGACGTAAA tTTTTTCGTGTTATGAAAAATCACTACCAATTAGTGTCAGAAATCGCAGACTTTAATTCAgtt gtaCGCGAATCAAGACTTAGCTTAGATTACACGACAGCCAAAGTATCGGAAGCTATTAGagaa attgAGAATGACATTAGTGAGGAGCTGAATATAACTCGCGATCTTACGGAGCTGAATGAAAAAATGTCTGGAGTTTTGAAACAGTTTTCAGCGCTCGAGGAAAAAGTTATCGAg CTGGTGAGAACAAATTATAACATGGAGAGCGTTACGGTTTCTACGCCAGTCGATATAAATTACGAGGTCAAAAGAGTGctgagaaaaaagaaaaaactggAGCTGGAGGGAAAAGCCCACGATGAGCTAAAAAATTCAGCGAATCACGAGTGCGCTACCGGATAA
- the LOC103569778 gene encoding cyclin-dependent kinase 5, whose translation MQKYEKLEKIGEGTYGTVFKAKNRETHEIVALKRVRLDDDDEGVPSSALREICLLKELKHKNIVRLYDVLHSDKKLTLVFEHCDQDLKKYFDSLNGEIDLDVVKSFLYQLLRGLAFCHSKNVLHRDLKPQNLLINKNGELKLADFGLARAFGIPVKCYSAEVVTLWYRPPDVLFGAKLYTTSIDMWSAGCIFAELANAGRPLFPGSDVDDQLKRIFKMLGTPTEETWPDLTTLPDYKAFPQYHPTQGLAQVTPKLPTRGKDLLQRLLVCNPALRLSADEAMAHPYFNDLNPAIKNDRCQ comes from the exons AtgcaaaaatatgaaaaacttGAGAAAATAGGGGAAG gtACATATGGTACTGTTTTTAAAGCAAAAAACCGCGAGACTCATGAGATTGTTGCCTTGAAACGCGTACGGTTGGACGATGACGACGAG GGTGTACCGTCATCGGCATTGCGTGAAATTTGTTTGCTCAAGGAGCTTAAACACAAAAATATTGTACGTCTTTACGACGTACTGCACAGTGATAAGAAATTAACTTTAGTATTTGAACATTGTGATCAGGAccttaagaaatattttgacaGCCTAAATGGTGAAATTGATTTAGATGTTGTCAAATCATTCTt gtatCAATTATTACGTGGACTGGCATTTTGTCATAGCAAAAACGTGTTACATAGAGACCTAAAGCCACAAAATTTACTGATAAACAAAAATGGTGAGCTGAAGTTGGCTGACTTTGGATTGGCCAGAGCATTCGGTATCCCAGTTAAATGTTACTCCGCAGAAGTCGTGACGTTATGGTACCGTCCACCAGACGTATTATTTGGAGCAAAACTTTACACAACGTCAATCGATATGTGGAGCGCAGGATGCATATTCGCTG AATTAGCGAATGCAGGTCGGCCCTTATTCCCCGGATCAGACGTCGACGATCAGTtgaaaagaatatttaaaatgttggGTACACCTACTGAGGAAACGTGGCCAGACTTAACTACTCTTCCAGACTACAAAGCTTTTCCCCAGTACCATCCTACCCAAGGATTAGCCCAAGTTACTCCAAAGCTCCCGACCAGAGGCAAAGACTTACTCCAG AGATTATTAGTATGTAATCCAGCGCTGAGATTATCAGCAGACGAAGCGATGGCACATCCCTACTTCAACGACTTGAACCCAGCGATAAAAAACGACCGATGTCAATAG